The following proteins come from a genomic window of Falco cherrug isolate bFalChe1 chromosome Z, bFalChe1.pri, whole genome shotgun sequence:
- the TBC1D2 gene encoding TBC1 domain family member 2A has translation MKKGPESRACPLAAPGNLVESNLDNNSSNGASAKEKDVLSSSQELENAQLKPRKETSRKKLCGYLNKLGIKGPIKTWKSRWFFYDETKCHLLYYRTAQDINPLGSIDLSSASFDCKMENGEGVFEIRTPSRVFTLKAISKQAMMYWLQQLQMRRWEFCSTQNRFPVGSSQLVNEPLAGRTNADNDDFLPLVKTPTETVGLKAASLPAPQTSTALQNISLKHPWTEIQNTVYNICGSKQLWGNNGHVFNFSEFQEHPENLDEEQEAEMEAGCAVKEGTPQDGRMEPRLNWVRKARWMNSGFPGLHEELSRERNPMDKVSVLQQQILTLTEEVKSQKELVKLLHKALEAAQQEKRVSNMYLTAAEDKDRLELVRHKVRQIADLTSRLEALEQEKKELEQVLALRDSHIQELKEHVQLLMEKNHAKQEVIMALTEQMARELSDSLQEANTITAETLYKQQEEIEHLKDDIDAYKTQNQFLNSEIHQVTRLWTSVAENEKALLMKCACLQARNCQMESKYLTVLRKLQEAVPGLPSSHAELVRNLIQEALQWDVKEEAEEGFNLNPVSEYDEYGFMTVPDYEVEDWKLLAKIQALEIKSNNLRSQEVVEKPLRDKWNSVGELSPSAELKSLIRSGIPVEHRQRVWRWIVSRHCSHLPDHYQRLLRQSKSTEHPACRQIELDLPRTLTNNKYFSSPTSQLIPKLRRVLLAFSWHNPAIGYCQGLNRLAAVALLVLEDEEFAFWCLVHIVENIMPADYYSDTLITSQVDQRVFKDFLSEKLPRLMAHFEQYHIDVSLITFNWFLVVFVDSLVSDILLRVWDAFLYEGTKVIFRYALAIFKYNEEEILRIHDSVEIYQYLRFFTRMIMDGRKLMNIAFNDLNPFPMKLLRNRRSVHREELETELCELEQIKAAYVKERAEQRPQDLQEVASEEEEEI, from the exons atgaaaaaaggaCCAGAAAGCAGAGCTTGTCCCCTTGCTGCTCCAGGTAATTTAGTGGAGTCAAATCTGGACAATAACAGCAGCAATGGAGCctcagcaaaagagaaagacGTGCTTTCCTCTTCCCAAGAACTGGAAAATGCGCAGCTGAAGCCCCGCAAAgaaacatccagaaaaaaactttgTGGCTATTTGAACAAACTGGGCATCAAGGGACCAATCAAAACCTGGAAGTCTCGCTGGTTCTTTTATGATGAAACCAAATGTCATTTGCTATACTACAGAACTGCACAGGACATCAACCCTTTGGGGTCCATTGATCTCTCCAGCGCCAGCTTTGACTGCAAGATGGAAAATGGGGAAGGGGTTTTTGAGATCAGAACACCAAGCAGAGTTTTTACTTTGAAG GCAATCAGCAAACAGGCAATGATGtactggctgcagcagctccaaaTGAGGCGTTGGGAATTTTGCAGCACTCAGAACAGATTTCCTGTGGGCAGCTCCCAACTTGTGAATGAACCTCTGGCTGGCAGAACAA ATGCTGACAATGATGACTTTCTGCCTCTGGTGAAAACGCCAACAGAAACAGTGGGTTTAAAGGCAGCGTCTTTGCCTGCACCCCAAACATCTACTGCTTTGCAGAACATCTCCCTTAAGCACCCTTGGACAGAGATACA aaacactgtCTACAATATCTGTGGCTCCAAGCAGCTCTGGGGGAACAATGGACATGTCTTCAACTTCAGTGAATTCCAGGAGCATCCTGAGAACCTGGATGAAGAACAAGAAGCAGAGATGGAGGCAGGGTGTGCAG TTAAGGAGGGGACCCCGCAGGATGGGAGGATGGAGCCCAGGCTGAACTGGGTTAGGAAAGCCAGGTGGATGAACAGTGGCTTCCCAGGCTTGCACGAAGAACTGTCTAGGGAGAGGAACCCAATGGATAAAGTGAGTGTCCTGCAACAACAAATCCTGACACTTACAGAGGAAGTCAAGTCACAGAAG GAGCTGGTTAAACTTCTCCATAAAGCTCTGGAGGCAGCCCAGCAGGAGAAGCGAGTATCTAACATGTATCTCACTGCAGCAGAAGATAAGGacaggctggagctggtgcGTCACAAAGTGAGACAAATTGCAGATCTCACCAGTCGACTGGAAGCTCTTGAGCAAGAAaagaaggagctggagcaggtACTGGCTCTGAGAGACAGCCACATCCAGGAACTCAAGGAGCATGTGCAGCTTCTAATGGAGAAGAACCATGCCAAACAGGAAGTCATCATGGCCTTGACAGAGCAGATGGCCAGAGAGCTCTCTGACTCATTGCAAGAAGCCAACACTATCACTGCAGAGACATTGTAtaagcagcaggaggagattGAGCACCTCAAG GATGATATTGATGCATACAAAACCCAGAACCAATTTCTCAACTCAGAGATTCACCAAGTTACTCGACTCTGGACAAGCGTTGCTGAGAATGAAAAAGCCCTTCTGATGAAG TGTGCCTGCCTGCAAGCACGAAACTGCCAGATGGAGAGCAAATACCTGACAGTCTTGCGGAAGCTGCAGGaggctgtgcctgggctgccTAGCTCCCATGCTGAGTTGGTGAGGAACCTCATCCAGGAAGCACTCCAGTGGGAtgtgaaggaagaagcagaagaaggtTTTAATCTGAATCCTGTAAG TGAGTACGATGAGTATGGGTTTATGACTGTACCAGACTATGAAGTTGAGGACTGGAAGCTTCTGGCCAAAATCCAGGCCCTGGAGATAAAGTCCAACAATCTGCGGAGCCAGGAAGTAGTGGAGAAGCCCCTCCGTGACAAGTGGAACAGTGTTGGAGAGCTGagcccctctgcagagctgaagagCCTGATCCGAAGTGGCATTCCAGTGGAGCATCGGCAACGGGTCTGGAGATGGATTGTCAGCCGGCACTGCAGTCATCTGCCTGACCACTACCAGCGGCTGTTACGGCAGAGCAAGAGCACCGAGCACCCTGCCTGCCGCCAGATTGAGCTTGACCTGCCCCGCACACTGACcaacaacaaatatttttcctctcccactTCCCAGCTCATCCCCAAGCTCCGGAGGGTTTTGCTGGCATTCTCCTGGCACAATCCTGCCATTGGATACTGCCAGGGACTGAACAG ATTGGCAGCTGTTGCCCTACTGGTCCTGGAAGATGAGGAATTTGCTTTCTGGTGCCTGGTCCATATTGTGGAGAACATAATGCCAGCAGACTACTACAGTGACACACTGATAACATCACAG GTAGATCAGAGAGTCTTCAAAGACTTCCTGTCGGAGAAGCTGCCTCGCCTCATGGCTCATTTTGAGCAGTATCATATTGATGTCTCACTCATCACCTTCAACTGGTTTCTGGTGGTCTTTGTGGACAGCCTGGTCAGCGACATCCTCCTGCGAGTGTGGGATGCCTTCCTGTATGAGGGAACTAAG GTGATTTTCCGCTACGctcttgctatttttaaatacaatgaGGAAGAAATCCTAAGAATTCATGACAGTGTGGAGATCTACCAGTACCTACGCTTTTTCACAAGAATGATCATGGATGGCAG GAAGCTGATGAACATTGCCTTCAATGACTTAAACCCTTTCCCCATGAAACTGCTGAGGAACCGGCGGTCAGTGCACAGAGAAGAGCTGGAAACAGAACTGTGTGAGCTGGAACAGATCAAGGCAGCCTATGTAAaagagagagcagagcagaggccTCAGGACCTGCAGGAGGTTGCcagtgaagaggaagaagagatttaa